Below is a genomic region from Planctomycetia bacterium.
TTCGAGGTAGTATTCGAGCGTGTCGCCCAGTTTCAGTTGCGGGATGGAACGTGTCTGGAAATCAAAGCGTCCGCCACCCTGCACCCTTCCGAGTTCTCGTTCAGGGTCAGCAGGCTGCACCGTGTGAAAAGCGATCTGGTCCTTGGGCTGACTTGATGTAATTGCACCGGTCTTGAAATCAAAGGTGCCTTGCTGGCCGGCTTTTGCTTCGGTCAAAGGCAACTGTTCCCAGGGGCCTTCGTTGATGCGGTAGCGGAACACGACGGAATCGATAGCCAGGTCGTCACGCACCAGGTAGCTGATGCGGATGGAGCGACCCAAGGGTACGGGCATGCCATCGAGATCGAGTTCTTCCGCGCCTTCGCTCGGCTGGGAAAAGCGTTCGGGCAACAGGGTGATAACGGGCACTTCATCAGGATGAAAGGAAATGGATCGGCGCGGTATCGGCCGGTTGGTTAAGCCATGCTGGTCACTCACCACAATGCGATAAGCAGCAGCCTGCGAGGGAAGCGCGACTTGTGCCGATGCCGATAAGCCATCCGAGGCAATGGACAGCGGGATGCGGGCAAGAGGCAATAGCGGGCCGGCTGCACTGGGTGTCCAGCCGAGAGATTGTTCAGCATGAAGTAGAAACGGCACAGCAACCGGGCCGACGGGCAAAGCTAACTGTGCCCCCAGTTCAGGAAGTAATGGCGCCAGCAGTTCAGCATATGCCTCGGCAATGGGAGTTGGTGTACTGACCTGGATGCGGGCCACGCTGCCTGGCACCGGTTTCAAATCGCCTTTAGGTTGAGGCAGTTCGTATGGTGAACCATCAGGCCGCAACCCCACATATCGGGGTAACAGTAGCGATGCTTCCCACGAAGTGAGCACAGGCCGGGGGACGAAGTTGATTTCACCCGATTCATGCGAACGGCCATCGTAGAGCCAGGCATCGTGCGTGAACGAAGTGGAAGAAGCAGGAAGCGACGTGGTGAACAACGCACCTTCGTTGGTGACCGTGTGGAACCGAAGAGGGTAAGTTTCTTTAGCCTGGCCTTCAGGTCGAATCTCGACGGCGCCTGTCATCTCCTGAGACCAGTTGCCTGTGACGAGGTACGTCAGCGTGGCTGGTTCGCCACTGGGCTGCAGCGTGGGAGTGATGTTGAGCAGATGCACGCTGCGTGGGATGGGCTGCGCGGAACCCATGAACCGTTGCCAGAGTATCGCAGTGGTATCAGGCCACTTGAGCCAGAGGACCAGTGGAATCAGCAATGCGGGAAGCTGCAGCGTCCAACTCCATCGCCAGCGCCGTTGGTCAAGCAGCTCCGTGAAATCAGCATGCTCAGCCATCGTCTCGGCATTTTGCGTTACCTTGGCGATCAGTTCTTTTGACATGCCTGATTGGTTAGCGCCGGGAGCATTCAGTTGCACTGCGGTAACCAGGTTGTGGCCATAACAAGCATCCTGCGATTCGACCCACAGGGCCAGTTCGTTGCCGGAAAGCCCCTGGTTCCACGGTTTGATCAGCCATTGCCAGGTGAGCCAGCCCATGGTGCCTGCAACGGTGAAACGCATACCCCAGCGTAGCCAGCCGGGAGTATCCCGCCAAAGATCAATGAGCCAATCGATGCCGGTAAAGATCAGGAACAGCGACACGGTGATGGCAACAATGCGGGCAATTCCCCAGACCAGGCGCAAACGCCTTTCGTGCTGTGCCAGGCTACCGAGTTTTTGCAGCAGTATTTCAGGCATGCGTGGCATTAACTCAGATTGGAGAGTTTGCGGATAATCCATTCACCAGTCAGCAGACAGCCGATCAGCACCAGCGCCAGGGGGTTCCATAGGACAAAGTCGCGACGATATTGATACATGCCCAGCAAGGGTTTAATACGTTCAGGCAATAGATGCAAATCTTCCTCGCGGGAGAAGGTGCCTCCACTGCCTTCGCTCAACGATTTCAAGAGGGCAGCATTCATTGGAATAGGCAATCGCTCATCATGCGGAGCGAAGTCGACATGGAAAGGCATCTGGCTCGGTTCGGGTGATTCCATGGCAAGCATGAAGCGGCCCGGTTTTTCGTTATTGAGCAGAGCGCGATAGTCGCCTGGCTGGCCGGGGATGGCTTCCAGATTCAGGTTGGAAACGGGTTCGCCACTCGGCTTGCCAGTACGGTCGAGCGGGATGATACGTGCCGACAGGCGTGCATCTTGAACAGGTTGATATTCCTGATTGTAGACCCGAGCATAGAGGAAGCCGGGTTTGCCTACATACTGTTCCAGGCGGTCGAAGGAGAACTGCACGCGGCGAGCACCACCCAGCAGCCGAGGCAACCCGAGTTGATAGACCACCTGGCCCCAGAAGCGAGCGAAGAGTTTTTCCCCGCCATTGGCTCGCCATCGCCAGGTTTCATCGGAGCCGATGTAAAGCACTTGCCCCCGGCCATAGCGTTGCAGCGCCATCACAGGCCTGCCCCGTTCGCCCATGTTCTTGTCGGGATGTTCCAGCAATGTCACGGTGCCGGGCCTGACTTTCAGCACGTTGGCTATCTGATAAAAGCCGGGAAGTTCCTGCCAAAGCTTATGGTTGGCATCCTGCTCATCAGCCAAAGCCATCATCTCATGACGCTGACCTGCGGAGGTAAGCAAAGGCAGAACGGATTCGGTCTTGCGGGAAAAATCAATGGGCTCAAGCTCTTGCGGCACTTCGACCGGCAACACGTCTTCCAGCGCAGTTTTCATGTATTTGCCTGGTGAGTGGCGGTGGCCTGCAATCATGACCAGCCCGGCGCCTTCGCGCACCAGGTCGCGCAGCCAGGTCAGCTTTTCGATTCCCCAGACTTCAGGGTTCACATCGCCCAGAATGACCAGATCGTACTGGAACAGATCAGCTCGTGAAGCGGGAAGCTGCGCTTCGAACGGAGTTTTCTGCATGCCTGCCGGGTCGTTGCCGGTGAAGTGAAAATGTGCTTCGACCCGTCGATCGCGCAGCAGCGTGGACATGAGAAACTTGGTTTCAAAGCGGGGTGACTGATCAATCAGCAACACTTTGACCTGTCGATCAATGACCCGCACCCGCTGGTTCCATTCGATGGTGGAAAGCGGCGAATCTTCGAGTGCCGGGCCAGTGACCTGCACACGCAGATCAACCGGGCCATCGGTCGTCAGGTTCTTTGGCACCACGAGCGGAATGGTTTCCTGCAGTTGCTCGCCGTTGCGGCCTGCCAAATCTTTCCGGGCAACGATGATGTCATTCAGTGAAATCGTCATGGTCATCGGCAACGCTTTCAGCCCCTGCGCACGCCAGGTGATATGCGCCTGCACGGTGTCTTCGAGAAACATGGCTTCAGGCACCGTGACCGATTTGATCTGCAGGTGCGACCAGTCGGTCGAGCCGATGCCTACGGTGTGAATGGGTATGCTGAACTCTTTCGCCCGCTTGACCGATTGTTCAGGCGCGATAGCACTCCCCTGTTCCAGGCCATCGGTCATCACCACGATGGCAGCAGGCAGATCAGCTTCGATCTCAGCAGAGAGCAACTGATACAGTGCATCGCCCAGCGTCGATGCGGTTTCGGTGGCAGTGAAACCTTCGATGGAAACCTGTCCTCCTGCCTGCACGTTGATCTGCGAGCCGTTGAGCGACTGGCCGAAGAGCATGATCCGCACCGGGCTGTGCTTTTCCATCTTCTTGACAAGTTGCAATTGCGGATGAGCCAGAAGCAGACGAACCAGATCGGCCCGGGAAAGCTGATCGGGTGTGCCTTGCGGTACCTGGCTCATGGAACTGGAAGGATTAATGCTGGTATCAGGCGGGACAAGTTGAGCAGCTAGGGCCAGCCGTAATTTGTCAGCAGCCTGCGAGCGGGGATCAATCAGTGCCATGCTCAGACTATTATCGAGCAGAAGGACAACAGGCCGTGGCTGTTGTGACTGCAACGTTGCTTCGAGAGTAGGCCTGCAGATGAGGAGCAGGATGAGAGAGAAGACGCCCAGGCGAAGTAGAACGAGTAGAGTGCGTTGCCAGCGGGCGAGTTTTTCCTGCCGATAGAACCAGAAGGACAGGCCAGCCATGAGCAAAATGGCGGGAACCCAGACCCACCAGGGTGGAATGGCTCGCAGGCTCCACGCATACTCCAGCAGGCGCGTACCAGCAGCGCCCGGTTCATTGATCAGCCATGACGCCAGTCCATCCAAGCGAAGGCCCCTTGCAATATCAACTCATACTACTGTCATAGCATCGCGGGAGCATGAAGCCATGAGGTTTGCGTGCTCTTCAGAAACTTCTCACGTACCTCCTCTTGACAGGGCGGGTGACCAGGTGCCAGTTGAGAAACCGGTAGGTGTGGCAGGGTCATGCATGTAATCATGCATGACCCTGCAGAACTACTGAGTTTTACATATCCAGCAGGGTCATCCGGAGTACCGAATAACCCTGCCACAACTTTGCATGAAGAGTGTAGTGATTGACACTGATATGTCGCTGATTCAACCCCCACCCGGCCTCCCCTTGGCAAGGGGAGGAGAAATACAGGGTAGGCAAACGGTGCCAGTCTGGAAGTTGAGTTTTGCAAAGTGAGCTGCCTGTTAATTGCGTTGACATGGGTATGACACCTATTCAACTAAGACTGCGAACAACTGCTGCAATCGCTACAGCAATCGTCCCTCGACCGGGAAAAGATTAAACTCGCTGCCATCAGTGTCAAGAATCGCAAAGTATGAAAGAGAGTCCACCGATGCTTAACTATGTCAGTCTATCGTCAATGTGACATGTAAGTGTCACTACGCACCAGTTGACGAGAGCACCGCGAGCCGACATCCGAGTGGAGGGAGTGAAATGCCAGGGGCCAAGTGGGGTTGGGTTGCCTTCATCGGGGCAATCAGCGTGCTTTTTGCCGCCAGCCAGCAGGACCAGTCTTCCAGTATCAAAGTGACGCAACTATTAAGGCAGGAACTGAAATCCACCATGACGGAGCGGGATCAGTTGCAAGGCACTCTGAGCCAATCACAGGAACAGGTATCCCTGCTGACCGAATGGTCGCAGCAGCAGGAATTGCAGCTATCGTTCAATCAGCGCGATCTGAAACGGGCTCAACAGGAAATAGAAAAGCTGCGTAAGGAAGTTTCCAGCATCAGCCAGGATCGCAATCAGCTTCAGCAGTCGCTGGCAGCCTTGCACCTGGAACGAAGCCAGACCCGCCGGAGCATTGATCAGCTCAAGCAGGGGCTGCATCAACTGCTACAGCAGACGGAAGGTGTTGCAGCCTCGCTGTCAGGCCCGCCTGCAGGTTATGCACAAATTCTATTTGAAGAAGAACAGCCCAGGCCTTTATCTCTGCAGGCACAGGCAATGCCCATCAAGCCCGTGCAGTCCTGGGTTCAGTATGCCGATGAGCCGTTGAATGAAAAGCAGTAGAATACTGTGCTACTGCTTTCGGTATTCCGCAAGCAGTGCTGGTTGTGCAATGTATCGCATGACCCAGTACTGCTTAACGAGTAGGTGAGGCAGTGCTACGACTCTAGCGCTGGCGATAATCCGTGTCGATGATCAGTCGGTCGACAGCTACATCTTCCCAGGAGTAAAGTTTAAAGCGCTGACCGTCTGGCCTTTTAGTGCCGTCCTGAATCACGAGCAAACCCTTGGGAAACAGAGGACCAAGAGGACGGTTGGTGACCTCCAGCCCATCGGTTTCCGATACCTTGCCGAGTTTGCCTGCTGCAGGATCAATGGTGCCGATAAAGGAATTGTTGGGGCCACGATCGTAGATTTTGAAGGTATTGTTCCCCTGGCTCGATAAGATCACGTATCCTTTACCTCCGGCCGCATAATAGATCGTGACACCTTCACAATCGGCAGTAAGCCCGTGCTCACCGACTTTGGCAATAAGTCGACCTTCGTTCCCGCCATCTTCCTCTGCTGAGAAACGCCAGAGACCAACGTCTTCTTCAGAGACATAGAGGGCACCTGTTTCCTGGTCGGCCACACACCCTTCGGCCTGCGATGATACCTGGAAGGTGCGAACCCTGTTCCCACGCACCTTGCCATCGCCGGTATCCTCGAGCACATATTGTTCATACTTTCCGTTTTTGTGATTTACGAAGAAGTAATGCTTGCCGGTCTTGCGGCTGAAATAGGTACAGGAGCCATAGCCAACATCACCATCAAATACCTTGATTCCCTCGGGTCCGGTGATTTCCTCCAGGGTCCGGGCAGTCGGGTTGATCTTCCAGACTCGAACACAGGGATTCGTCTTGTCGCGACAGACGCTGATAGCCAGATCGGTAGGTTTCTGGCGCAGAGGGAACCCATAAATGATATCGACGTTGTTTGGATGTGTGGTGGGACTTGCCACCCCAAGCTGGCGTCCATCCAGTTGGAAGAGATGCATCCCGCCCTTCTTATTGGTGCCAAGAATAAGGCTTAATGCCGGGTCGCTGGGATGTATCCAGATAGCGGGATCATCAAAGCTGTCTTCTGTAGTACCCGACGACACCGTTTCGAATTTTGGTTCTGGCCGGAGCAGTACACCCTGGCGATCGGCAGCTGGGTTTGAGTCTTGTGGAAAGAGTAAACCTGCAGAGCAAGTCGCAACTGCCATCAGAAATATGAACATTCGAAGCATAAGAGTGAGCCATCCTGGTAAAAGACATCGGCCCGCACAAACGCGGGCCGGAAAGAAATTACAGCATTATCCACTTTTGATGAGTCTGGCAGGTATCATTAATCACGTCCGTCAGTCTTGATGATTACGTCAGGTCATCGCCAGAGATGTACGGGTATTCTTCACCCGGTGACTAGTCATCCAGGAAATTTACTTCACCGCCGCGAGCTGTGCACAGAGCAGCAAACGCCCGGGCAGAAATCGTTTCCTTGATAAAGCGAATCGAGCCATCGCCCATACATACATTGACACCACCTGGGTGGAAGCTGTAGGGTTCGCTATCATTGTTGCAGTTGATAATGGCGTTGGCCGTCGTGCGTGGTGCACTTCCGCCATTCACGTTGCCAGTGTTACTGTTGCATCCATCCACACTCATAACACCACCATCGGGACTGGCCCAGCCGAGCTGGTCTGTGAGCGCAGGTGCCTGATCAACTCGAGGTGAATTTCCTACCCTGCGCCAGTTATTAGGTCTGCCAGCATCTTCAACGAACAGGATGGTGTTCGACAATCCATCAAAAACCGACATGATTGGTGTGTTGATAGTTTGCTTCATCGGGCCACCCAGAGAAGCTTCGCTATCAGCAGTGATTCCAGGTGGATCAATGATTGGGCTGCCTGCACTATCCGCAATGGTCAAGCCATTTGCACGGTAAAAGCGATATCGCACCTGGCGAATGGCTGCATAG
It encodes:
- a CDS encoding VWA domain-containing protein codes for the protein MDGLASWLINEPGAAGTRLLEYAWSLRAIPPWWVWVPAILLMAGLSFWFYRQEKLARWQRTLLVLLRLGVFSLILLLICRPTLEATLQSQQPRPVVLLLDNSLSMALIDPRSQAADKLRLALAAQLVPPDTSINPSSSMSQVPQGTPDQLSRADLVRLLLAHPQLQLVKKMEKHSPVRIMLFGQSLNGSQINVQAGGQVSIEGFTATETASTLGDALYQLLSAEIEADLPAAIVVMTDGLEQGSAIAPEQSVKRAKEFSIPIHTVGIGSTDWSHLQIKSVTVPEAMFLEDTVQAHITWRAQGLKALPMTMTISLNDIIVARKDLAGRNGEQLQETIPLVVPKNLTTDGPVDLRVQVTGPALEDSPLSTIEWNQRVRVIDRQVKVLLIDQSPRFETKFLMSTLLRDRRVEAHFHFTGNDPAGMQKTPFEAQLPASRADLFQYDLVILGDVNPEVWGIEKLTWLRDLVREGAGLVMIAGHRHSPGKYMKTALEDVLPVEVPQELEPIDFSRKTESVLPLLTSAGQRHEMMALADEQDANHKLWQELPGFYQIANVLKVRPGTVTLLEHPDKNMGERGRPVMALQRYGRGQVLYIGSDETWRWRANGGEKLFARFWGQVVYQLGLPRLLGGARRVQFSFDRLEQYVGKPGFLYARVYNQEYQPVQDARLSARIIPLDRTGKPSGEPVSNLNLEAIPGQPGDYRALLNNEKPGRFMLAMESPEPSQMPFHVDFAPHDERLPIPMNAALLKSLSEGSGGTFSREEDLHLLPERIKPLLGMYQYRRDFVLWNPLALVLIGCLLTGEWIIRKLSNLS
- a CDS encoding phytase, with the protein product MLRMFIFLMAVATCSAGLLFPQDSNPAADRQGVLLRPEPKFETVSSGTTEDSFDDPAIWIHPSDPALSLILGTNKKGGMHLFQLDGRQLGVASPTTHPNNVDIIYGFPLRQKPTDLAISVCRDKTNPCVRVWKINPTARTLEEITGPEGIKVFDGDVGYGSCTYFSRKTGKHYFFVNHKNGKYEQYVLEDTGDGKVRGNRVRTFQVSSQAEGCVADQETGALYVSEEDVGLWRFSAEEDGGNEGRLIAKVGEHGLTADCEGVTIYYAAGGKGYVILSSQGNNTFKIYDRGPNNSFIGTIDPAAGKLGKVSETDGLEVTNRPLGPLFPKGLLVIQDGTKRPDGQRFKLYSWEDVAVDRLIIDTDYRQR
- a CDS encoding DUF1559 domain-containing protein, coding for MNTCFPSRRRAGFSLIELLVVIAIISLLMAMLLPAIQKVREAANKMICQSNMRQFGIAMHNYAGDYSSQLPPARGFAPAGPKIDDKHRCWTHLVLPYIEQDNVAKQYDPNKRWSDATPNLGGLSNLDVAKAKFKVFICPTSPSERAANTAFTTTFSPGPGSASIPSDFFGPGDYAAIRQVRYRFYRANGLTIADSAGSPIIDPPGITADSEASLGGPMKQTINTPIMSVFDGLSNTILFVEDAGRPNNWRRVGNSPRVDQAPALTDQLGWASPDGGVMSVDGCNSNTGNVNGGSAPRTTANAIINCNNDSEPYSFHPGGVNVCMGDGSIRFIKETISARAFAALCTARGGEVNFLDD